Proteins co-encoded in one Campylobacter ornithocola genomic window:
- the ilvA gene encoding threonine ammonia-lyase, which yields MVELNKIYQAKQKIADFVLKTPFVHSSFLSEFLETDVFLKCENLQKTGAYKIRGAYNTIANLTKEQKQAGVIAASAGNHAQGVAISAKKFGIEAVIVMPEATPLLKVSATRNLGAKVILKGDNFDEAYAYALNYAKEHHLNFIHPFENESIMAGQGTLMLEMLDEVSDLDMILAPVGGGGLISGIASAAKQINPNIKIVGVSAKGAPAMYESFKNKKIINSKSVRTIADGIAVRDVNKINFDIILECVDEFIQVDDEEIANAVLYLLEKHKLTVEGAGASVVAALLHKKLDLKNHKKVGAVLSGGNIDVQMLNIIIEKGLFKAFRKMLINVTLIDKPGALSALSDAIKEAQANIVKIDYDRFSTKLEYGDAMISITLETKGKEHQELVRKILFDKGFNFNEIL from the coding sequence ATGGTTGAATTAAATAAAATTTATCAAGCAAAACAAAAAATAGCAGATTTTGTGCTAAAAACCCCTTTCGTGCATTCTTCTTTTTTGAGTGAGTTTTTAGAAACAGATGTCTTTTTAAAGTGTGAAAATTTGCAAAAAACAGGTGCTTATAAAATCAGAGGAGCTTATAATACAATAGCTAATTTAACTAAAGAACAAAAACAAGCTGGGGTAATAGCAGCAAGTGCAGGAAATCACGCACAAGGAGTGGCTATCAGTGCTAAAAAATTTGGCATAGAAGCTGTGATTGTTATGCCTGAAGCTACGCCTTTGTTAAAAGTAAGTGCAACTAGAAATTTAGGTGCAAAAGTGATTTTAAAAGGAGATAATTTTGATGAAGCTTATGCTTATGCATTAAATTATGCTAAAGAACACCATTTAAATTTCATTCATCCTTTTGAAAATGAAAGTATTATGGCAGGGCAGGGCACATTAATGCTTGAAATGCTTGATGAGGTAAGTGATTTAGATATGATTTTAGCCCCAGTTGGTGGTGGTGGGTTGATTAGTGGTATTGCTAGTGCTGCAAAACAAATTAATCCTAATATAAAAATAGTAGGAGTAAGTGCAAAAGGAGCTCCTGCAATGTATGAAAGTTTTAAAAATAAAAAAATTATAAATTCTAAGTCTGTTAGGACTATAGCAGATGGTATTGCAGTTCGAGATGTAAATAAAATTAATTTCGATATTATTCTTGAATGTGTTGATGAATTTATCCAGGTAGATGATGAAGAAATAGCTAATGCAGTTTTGTATTTACTTGAAAAACATAAGTTGACAGTTGAAGGTGCTGGAGCATCTGTAGTTGCAGCACTTTTACATAAAAAATTAGATTTAAAAAACCATAAAAAAGTTGGTGCAGTTTTAAGTGGTGGAAATATTGATGTGCAAATGTTAAATATCATCATAGAAAAAGGTTTGTTTAAAGCTTTTAGAAAGATGCTTATTAATGTTACCTTAATTGATAAACCAGGGGCGTTAAGTGCTCTAAGTGATGCTATAAAAGAAGCACAGGCTAATATAGTTAAGATTGATTATGATAGATTTTCTACTAAACTTGAATATGGTGATGCTATGATTTCTATTACTTTGGAGACTAAGGGGAAAGAACATCAAGAGCTTGTAAGAAAAATTCTTTTTGATAAGGGTTTTAATTTTAATGAAATTTTATAA
- a CDS encoding CoA-binding protein, with protein MKNIAIIGLSPNQEKPSHLVSKYLQDLGYKIYPIYPKEDFILNEKVYRNLKEIPDEIDTVVMFRKASFANEIFEDLLTKNIKNFWMQLGVVNNEIMQKCQKYGINCVQDCCIKIELQKG; from the coding sequence ATGAAAAATATTGCCATTATAGGACTTAGTCCTAACCAAGAAAAACCTTCACATTTAGTAAGTAAGTATTTACAAGATTTAGGCTATAAGATTTATCCTATTTATCCTAAAGAGGATTTTATTTTAAATGAAAAGGTTTATAGAAATTTAAAAGAAATTCCTGATGAAATTGATACGGTTGTGATGTTTAGAAAAGCAAGTTTTGCAAATGAAATTTTTGAAGATCTTTTAACTAAAAATATTAAAAATTTTTGGATGCAACTTGGTGTTGTTAATAATGAAATAATGCAAAAATGTCAAAAATATGGTATAAATTGTGTTCAAGATTGTTGTATAAAAATAGAATTACAAAAAGGATAA